In Thermodesulforhabdus norvegica, one genomic interval encodes:
- a CDS encoding two-component system sensor histidine kinase NtrB: MKPVPTLQDIIGIEYSKLGFFREAQERITQLRTYAEELARKKQQIQAILDAITDVMLVLDLNYRIVSANNVYFKVFDHPFPIGRYCFEALRKRREPCNLCPATKALHNNSVQRQEDLIETLDGPKHLEITASPIKDGSGKPCHILLLKRDVTVEREYRRKCYEAEKMATIGLLASGVAHEINNPLTGIYGFSQALKRRLQNNRHKIPVDFAEDVELTLNIILEECRRCQDIIQSLLTYSRESPTTFTLVNLNELVQESLKLLKHRLAGNKKRRLTLNLDPHPTFIKGNPQQLKQLILNLVLNAIDATSDGGHIKISTRICRTDSVELEVDDDGCGIPDEHMSRIFDPFFTTKPVGQGTGMGLAICYNIAQNHGAYIKVHSQEGRGSKFIVVFPESKR, from the coding sequence GTGAAGCCCGTCCCTACCCTGCAAGACATCATAGGCATTGAATACTCAAAATTGGGGTTTTTCAGAGAGGCCCAGGAAAGGATTACTCAACTACGAACATATGCGGAAGAGCTTGCCAGGAAGAAACAACAGATTCAGGCCATTCTCGACGCCATAACAGATGTCATGCTGGTCCTGGATCTTAACTACCGCATAGTTTCGGCAAACAATGTTTACTTCAAGGTTTTTGATCACCCCTTTCCCATAGGCAGATACTGCTTCGAGGCGCTGAGAAAAAGGAGAGAACCCTGCAATTTATGCCCGGCAACAAAGGCTCTTCATAACAACAGCGTTCAAAGACAGGAGGATCTCATAGAGACTCTTGACGGTCCGAAGCACCTTGAGATAACCGCATCGCCCATCAAAGACGGTTCGGGAAAGCCCTGTCATATTCTGCTCCTGAAAAGGGACGTAACAGTTGAGAGGGAATACCGTCGCAAATGCTATGAAGCCGAAAAGATGGCGACAATCGGTCTTCTTGCTTCAGGGGTGGCTCACGAAATCAACAACCCCCTTACGGGCATTTACGGTTTTTCGCAGGCCCTTAAGCGCAGGCTTCAGAATAATCGCCACAAGATACCCGTGGATTTTGCTGAGGATGTAGAGCTGACATTGAATATCATTCTGGAAGAATGCCGACGATGCCAGGACATCATCCAGAGCCTGCTTACCTACAGCAGAGAATCTCCAACAACGTTTACGCTTGTGAACCTTAACGAGCTCGTCCAGGAATCACTGAAACTCTTGAAACATCGCCTGGCGGGAAATAAGAAAAGGCGCCTCACACTGAATCTGGATCCGCACCCAACATTTATTAAGGGCAACCCCCAACAACTAAAGCAACTCATTCTAAACCTGGTTCTAAATGCTATTGATGCCACTTCTGACGGAGGACATATAAAGATTTCCACTCGAATCTGCAGAACCGATAGTGTGGAACTGGAAGTAGATGATGACGGTTGTGGAATACCGGATGAGCATATGTCCCGAATATTCGATCCTTTCTTTACAACAAAACCTGTTGGTCAGGGAACAGGCATGGGGCTTGCCATATGCTATAACATCGCACAAAACCACGGGGCTTACATAAAAGTTCACAGTCAGGAGGGTAGGGGCTCAAAATTTATCGTTGTCTTTCCGGAGAGCAAACGGTAG
- a CDS encoding iron-containing alcohol dehydrogenase has protein sequence MDVVKFAIPEIIFGRGSMKYTALCARRLGAEKVFLVSDPGLEKVGWVDELINILEAHQLEWVYFGDVVSNPRDYQIERGARLYLSERADVVIALGGGSPMDAAKGIAIVASNGGSIHDYEGANRIHRPLPPMVFLPTTAGSGSDISQFAIITDTRRRVKMSIISRTLVPNISIIDPLFLQTKPRELVLSSAIDALSHAIESFVSVIASPFTEMQSLKAIELVAKYLPTAAVSLELDTLEALSTASTAAAMAFSNAGLGAVHALSHAIGGMYDVLHGHVHPVLLPPVMRFNMEACLDKMAQIGRIISGRRRRSKKSTAIEGIETLREMFLSLNMKVRLRDILPDDHNIELLCRMAIQDVCVVTNPRPVTWKDLVKICEEAW, from the coding sequence ATGGACGTTGTAAAATTTGCGATTCCAGAGATCATATTCGGGCGGGGTAGCATGAAGTACACGGCCCTGTGCGCCAGAAGGCTTGGTGCCGAGAAGGTGTTTTTGGTGAGCGATCCGGGGCTCGAAAAGGTGGGATGGGTTGATGAGTTGATCAACATCCTGGAGGCACATCAACTGGAATGGGTCTATTTTGGAGATGTCGTGTCAAACCCCAGGGATTACCAGATAGAAAGGGGAGCCCGGCTATACCTTAGCGAGCGGGCTGACGTGGTCATCGCTCTTGGTGGCGGTAGCCCTATGGATGCAGCAAAGGGGATTGCCATTGTAGCAAGTAACGGGGGAAGTATCCATGATTACGAAGGTGCGAACAGGATTCATCGGCCTTTACCTCCGATGGTATTTCTACCCACAACCGCCGGAAGTGGTTCGGATATCTCCCAGTTTGCCATTATTACCGACACGCGAAGACGCGTAAAAATGTCGATCATCAGCCGGACTCTTGTCCCCAACATCTCCATAATAGACCCTCTCTTTTTGCAAACCAAACCGAGAGAACTAGTGCTCTCCTCTGCCATTGACGCCCTTTCTCATGCAATAGAATCTTTCGTTTCCGTCATAGCCTCGCCCTTTACGGAGATGCAGTCACTCAAAGCCATTGAACTTGTGGCCAAATATTTACCCACGGCGGCCGTGAGCCTGGAACTCGACACACTGGAAGCCCTGAGCACTGCCAGCACGGCTGCCGCAATGGCTTTCAGCAATGCTGGGCTCGGAGCCGTGCACGCCCTGTCCCATGCCATAGGCGGCATGTACGACGTTCTGCACGGCCATGTGCATCCGGTGCTACTGCCGCCCGTTATGAGATTCAACATGGAAGCATGCCTCGACAAGATGGCCCAGATAGGACGGATCATTTCAGGCCGTCGGAGACGAAGCAAGAAATCTACGGCCATTGAAGGAATCGAAACGCTTCGGGAAATGTTCCTGTCTCTTAACATGAAGGTAAGACTCAGGGATATACTGCCCGACGATCACAACATTGAACTGCTCTGCAGGATGGCAATTCAAGACGTTTGCGTGGTCACGAATCCCCGGCCGGTAACATGGAAGGATCTGGTAAAAATTTGCGAGGAGGCCTGGTAG